The genomic segment AAAGTTCACGTTGTGACTTTATAACAAGTTACAGAAACTGTGTCTACCTGTGCGCAAACCATTGTCAAAGCCTCACATTGGGTAGGGTTAACCTTCCCCTGGAACAGAATATGGTTGTAGGttcaaattccaattttaaggaaaataaataaaataaccataaaaccACTGGTTTGTGTAACAAACATATAAATTCTGTCAGCATGAGAATCTTACAGGCATAATGCTGCTTCCTGGTTCATTTTCAGGAAGAATGAGTTCACCAAGACCGCAGCGTGGAccactatattttttattgcattATGAAAACCCATAAAATAATATACGATTagttttgtatatatttaacaCAAAAGCAGTAATTACTGGCTACCAACCTTCCCAATAGCCGTATATCATTAGCAATCTTCATCAAAGAAGCCGCAACAGTGTTAAGGGCACCGCTAGTTTCAACAAACGCATCATGAGCAGCCTGCAAAACAAGAATTTATTGTGCTGCATTGGAAGCATGCCTAATGAAAAAACTAAggtaatgaaatgaaaaagacaTATTTTACGTTAAATACAATGAGGAAAAGTTGCAGAAACAAACCAAGGCCTCAAACTTATTTTCTGCCGTAACAAAAGGCAGATTTGTTTCTTCGGCTACTGCTGCTGCTATCTTTGCATCAAACCTGAAATTTCACCCACAAAATTACCAATGCAAAAAATAtccaaattcataaaaataaaatatagaaaacacCATTTAGTTATCAAACAAGCATACCCCTTCTTTGTATTCAATCCGGTCCCTACAGCTGTACCACCCTGAGCAAGCTGTTCATCAAGTAACATCACTGTTTAGTGAGAATCAGAACTccaaaagaaaatagtgaaaaaCAAGCAGTTAGCTTTTGTGCTTGATCGTTTAACCTGATACATGCGCGACATTGTCGCAATTACTCGCTCAATACCATACTTCACCTGCAgataaaggaaaaaaacaacAACGAGAAATCACTACTGTCAGTATTAACAATGCAACATAAATGAAAGCGAAAATATGAAACAGCTCGAGCCAACACAAGCAAGCTTACTTGTGTAGTGTACCCACTAAATTCTTGCCCAAGAGTCAAAGGTGTTGCATCTTGAGTATGAGTTCGTCCTATCTTCACAATATCTTCGAATTCAATTGActgaaaaagagaaagcaaTGATAAAAAAACCATTTAGAGAAATTCAATTACACAGCCATATGCCTTCAGtctgtaaataatttttcttctcaGAGACCACTTATTTTTATCCAAGTTATAGGTTTCTAATATGTTTTCTGATATAAGAACTCATCAGCTATTCGCAAATGCAAAGTGCATAAACGATAACCTCAAAGGAAAAGTGAGACAAAGAACCAGATAAAACCACTACCTCATATATATGAACTACAATTCAAACCTTTAAGTTTAGTGTATCATGCAAGATTTTCAGGCTGGGGATTAGTCTTGAGTTTATTTCCTTTGCAGCTGCAATGTGCATTACCTGGAAAGAAGTaaacaaacacaaattaaaaagaaaacaatattttaaacaagGTAGGACAGTAGATAAACAAAGTATAAGAAACCGTATATCAGGAATTGTACTATATTGATACCGAGCCTAATCAATAAGAAATTTggatatatatatgattataagATGCTTACAGTTGGGAATGTATCATTTGAAGACTGTGATCTATTGACATGATCATTTGGGTGTACAAACTTTTCACCACGCTTACGGCCAAGAATCTCTGCTGCTCGGTTTGCAATAACCTGAAAAGTTGAGGGGAGAAAAAACAATAATCTTGGTAGGAACCTAAAGTGTGTGCTGCCGAAGCTTAATTTTGATCACATATAATTGTAGAAACCTCGTTAGCATTCATGTTACTCTGTGTGCCACTTCCAGTTTGCCATACAACGAGCGGAAAATGTTCGTTCAGTTTTCCTTCTGCTACTTCTTGAGCTGCTTGCATTATCGCTTCTCCTACATTAGGATCAAGACCATACTCCATGTTCACCTGCATTGCATTCAGATATTGGTCCTTTGATCAAATATATGTTCtgaatttaatataacttttcaACTTTCATTTTACGTTTTATtgcttataaaattatttatctaagTTCTACAATATACTTTTAGCAtttcatttttactaaaatgataaattaattcatttagaTTGTTTTATCAGATTCATATTAGATATCATCATATACTATAATATCTTAATAGACtgatatttcaaaatatacaaattatttatcatcataTACAAAAAGATATATggcaaattttaaaaagtaactaaacgattataaacataataaatttatatctattattaaaaaaaacaatatcatataatttataatgaattttattctCATTTCATCTACCATTTAacacatttaatataaaaagatttcagtaattttttttttcaaaaactaatttttacaataataactaaaaatatgGTATTATAAACCTCTCACTAATATACTtcactacaatttttttttaatgaccTTAATTTCACCGTTTTAGTGATAGAatgtaaattgattttgtatgttGGACCTATAAGATAAAAGCTCAAGATTAGAAAAGGTCCAAATAGGATTCTAGAAAATCCTAGATAAAAGGATTCTAGAATTATGTACAAAAATATCTATAGATGCTTATCTATAAGATGTCTCTAGATAAATTTAGAATTATAGGAATGTTTTAGAAATATCTAGAGAATGAATAATAACCTTTAGATTAATGTTATGGTGACAAGATCCTAATCATTGGTTAAGGAGGTGTCACTAGTATAAATAAGGAGTGATTGTATCATTTGTAATCAAGcccaaaaaaaaatagaagcaTTCAATACAACAAgtctttccttctcttaaaaTCTTTCAACCTCTCCCAATTTTAAACACTTCCTTCAAACCTCTAAAATTTTCTCCCAACAAAGTGGTATCAAGAGCCATAAGATCATCATAAAAATGACAACTATAGATCTTCCCTTTCAAGTCCCGATACTCACCAAGAGCAACTGTGACAATTGAAGCTTAAGAAGAGTTTGAGAGACTCAAGGAAGAAAGACAAGAAATCTCTTTGTCTAATCTACCAAGGATTAGACGAAGATACTTATGAGAAGATTTCTAGAGTCAAGTCAGTCAAGGAAGCATGGGAGAAGCTTAAGATCTTTTTCAAGGGAGTAGATAAAGTAAAAAGGTACGTCTTCAAACTTTGACAAGAGAGTTTGAAGCTTTGCATATGAGGGAAGGTGAACTAGTCTTTGAttactttttaagtttttaacgATTACTAATCAACTAACAAGAAGTGGTGAAAAGTTAAATGATGTAAGAATTATGGAGAAAATTCTTAATCATTAGATCTAAAGTTTGAACATATTCTCACCATTACCGAAGAAACCAAAGACTTGGAGGCCATGTCAATAGAGCAACTTCTTGGTTCGTTGCAAgcttatgaagaaaagaaaaggaagaaggaaGAGATCGTGGAACAAGTCCTCAAGGCACATGTTGCttcaagaaaataagaaaacacaCACAACCAATCAAGACGAAGTTATAGTCGAGAATAAGGACAATGGCGTGCATATGGACATGGACAAGGACAAAGGCctaacaacaataaccaaagaGGAGAAAGCTCTAACAGAGGTCGTGGGAGAGGAAATCCGAATTCAAGGTATGACAAGTCATGAATCAAGTGTTACAATTGTgataaatttaaacattatgCTTCTGAGTGTAGAACccttaacaaaaataaagtcgAAGAGAAAGCCAACAATGTCGAAGAAAGGTGTATACCTTGTTACTAGCTTATAAAGGCCAAGATAAAGGCGAGGATAACTAGTTGTACCTTGATAGTGGAGCAAGTAATCATATGTGTGGAAAAAGAAGCATGTTCGTGGAGATTGATGAATCAGTAAAGGGAAACATAGCTTTTGGAGATGAATCAAAGGTGGCAGTGAAAGGAAAAGGTAATGTCCTCATCCGACTAAAGAATGAAGAACATCAATTTATTTCCAATGTGTATTATGTGCCAAGCATGAGAAGTAACATCTTGAGCTTAGGAAAACTCTTAGAGAAAGGTTATGATATTCAACTTAAGAATAATAACCTTTCTATAAGAGAT from the Vigna angularis cultivar LongXiaoDou No.4 chromosome 3, ASM1680809v1, whole genome shotgun sequence genome contains:
- the LOC108326513 gene encoding fumarate hydratase 1, mitochondrial isoform X2; this translates as MEYGLDPNVGEAIMQAAQEVAEGKLNEHFPLVVWQTGSGTQSNMNANEVIANRAAEILGRKRGEKFVHPNDHVNRSQSSNDTFPTVMHIAAAKEINSRLIPSLKILHDTLNLKSIEFEDIVKIGRTHTQDATPLTLGQEFSGYTTQVKYGIERVIATMSRMYQLAQGGTAVGTGLNTKKGFDAKIAAAVAEETNLPFVTAENKFEALAAHDAFVETSGALNTVAASLMKIANDIRLLGSGPRCGLGELILPENEPGSSIMPGKVNPTQCEALTMVCAQVMGNHVAITVGGSNGHFELNVFKPMIASCLLRSVRLLGDSAASFEKHCVRGIEANKERISKLLHESLMLVTSLNPKIGYDKAATVAKKAHKEGTTLKEAALKIGVLSSEDFDKLVVPEQMLGPSD
- the LOC108326513 gene encoding fumarate hydratase 1, mitochondrial isoform X1 — protein: MMALGWMREERDSFGSIEVPLDKLWGAQTQRSLHNFHIGGLSERMPLPIVSAFGILKKCAAKVNMEYGLDPNVGEAIMQAAQEVAEGKLNEHFPLVVWQTGSGTQSNMNANEVIANRAAEILGRKRGEKFVHPNDHVNRSQSSNDTFPTVMHIAAAKEINSRLIPSLKILHDTLNLKSIEFEDIVKIGRTHTQDATPLTLGQEFSGYTTQVKYGIERVIATMSRMYQLAQGGTAVGTGLNTKKGFDAKIAAAVAEETNLPFVTAENKFEALAAHDAFVETSGALNTVAASLMKIANDIRLLGSGPRCGLGELILPENEPGSSIMPGKVNPTQCEALTMVCAQVMGNHVAITVGGSNGHFELNVFKPMIASCLLRSVRLLGDSAASFEKHCVRGIEANKERISKLLHESLMLVTSLNPKIGYDKAATVAKKAHKEGTTLKEAALKIGVLSSEDFDKLVVPEQMLGPSD